A genomic region of Streptomyces diastaticus subsp. diastaticus contains the following coding sequences:
- a CDS encoding carbohydrate ABC transporter permease has protein sequence MSASTTVPATPPTGTTTPRPAAEANAAARPPRRRVTGVAVTAWVLGLLFCFPALWMVLTSFHAESDAATNPPSFAASLTLDGYRTFFGGGGGPTPWPPLVNSLTASFFSTVLVLLLALPAAYALSIRRVRKWTDVLFFFLSTKMLPVVAGLLPIYLFARNTGLLDNIWLLVLLYTSMNLPIAVWMMQSFLSDVPVSIIEAAQVDGARLPTVLGRVVAPVAAPGIAATALICFIFSWNELLFARVLTGVVASTAPVHLTTFVTSQGLFLAQLCAASVVVSLPVLAAGYAAQDKLVQGLSLGAVK, from the coding sequence ATGAGCGCCTCGACCACAGTCCCGGCCACCCCGCCGACCGGCACCACGACTCCCCGTCCGGCCGCCGAGGCGAACGCGGCGGCCCGCCCGCCGCGCCGGCGCGTCACGGGCGTCGCCGTCACCGCCTGGGTGCTCGGCCTGCTCTTCTGCTTCCCCGCCCTGTGGATGGTGCTGACCTCCTTCCACGCGGAGTCCGACGCGGCCACCAACCCGCCCTCGTTCGCCGCCTCCCTCACTCTGGACGGCTACCGCACCTTCTTCGGCGGCGGGGGCGGGCCCACCCCGTGGCCGCCGCTGGTCAACTCCCTGACCGCGTCCTTCTTCTCCACCGTGCTGGTCCTCCTCCTCGCCCTCCCGGCGGCGTACGCCCTCTCCATCCGGCGGGTACGCAAGTGGACCGACGTGCTCTTCTTCTTCCTCTCCACCAAGATGCTGCCGGTGGTGGCGGGCCTGCTGCCCATCTACCTCTTCGCCCGCAACACCGGGCTGCTCGACAACATCTGGCTGCTCGTCCTCCTCTACACCTCGATGAACCTGCCGATCGCGGTGTGGATGATGCAGTCCTTCCTCTCCGACGTGCCCGTCTCGATCATCGAGGCGGCGCAGGTCGACGGGGCGCGGCTGCCGACCGTGCTGGGCCGGGTGGTCGCCCCGGTCGCCGCCCCCGGCATCGCCGCCACCGCGCTGATCTGCTTCATCTTCAGCTGGAACGAGTTGCTGTTCGCCCGGGTGCTGACCGGCGTCGTCGCCTCCACCGCCCCCGTCCACCTCACCACCTTCGTCACCAGCCAGGGCCTGTTCCTGGCCCAGCTCTGCGCCGCCTCGGTGGTCGTGTCCCTGCCGGTGCTCGCCGCCGGCTACGCCGCCCAGGACAAACTCGTCCAGGGCCTCTCTCTGGGAGCAGTCAAATGA
- a CDS encoding zinc-dependent alcohol dehydrogenase family protein: MKAAIVESVGKVSLTTVPDPEPGPRDVVVKVASCGLCGTDLHILQGEFAPTLPIVPGHEFAGEVVATGARVTEVAVGDKVAVDPSLHCHECRYCRSGRGNLCDNWAAIGVTTAGGAAEYAVAPVANCVRLPEHVDVRDAALIEPLSCAVRGYDVLRGNLGSEVLIYGSGTMGLMMLELAKRTGAARVDVLDVNPDRLATADLLGCSATAARAEEFDRPGGWDVVVDATGNAQAIQDGLGRVAKGGTFLQFGVSDYATTAVIEPYRIYNQEITITGSMAVLHSYERAAALFASGVLDPSVFISDRLPLEQYPEAMERFRAGEGRKIVVEPWG, encoded by the coding sequence ATGAAGGCAGCCATCGTCGAGTCCGTCGGCAAGGTGTCCCTCACCACCGTGCCCGACCCCGAGCCCGGGCCCCGCGACGTGGTCGTCAAGGTCGCCTCCTGCGGGCTGTGCGGCACCGACCTCCACATCCTCCAGGGCGAGTTCGCCCCGACGCTGCCGATCGTGCCCGGCCACGAGTTCGCCGGGGAGGTCGTCGCCACCGGCGCCCGCGTCACCGAGGTCGCGGTCGGCGACAAGGTCGCCGTCGACCCCTCCCTGCACTGCCACGAGTGCCGCTACTGCCGTTCGGGCCGCGGCAACCTGTGCGACAACTGGGCCGCCATCGGCGTCACCACGGCCGGCGGCGCCGCCGAGTACGCCGTCGCGCCGGTCGCCAACTGCGTCCGCCTCCCCGAGCACGTCGACGTCCGCGACGCCGCCCTCATCGAGCCGCTCTCCTGCGCGGTCCGCGGATACGACGTGCTGCGCGGCAACCTCGGCTCCGAGGTCCTGATCTACGGCTCGGGGACCATGGGCCTGATGATGCTGGAACTGGCCAAGCGCACCGGCGCCGCCCGCGTCGACGTCCTCGACGTCAACCCCGACCGCCTGGCCACCGCCGACCTGCTCGGCTGCTCCGCCACGGCCGCCCGCGCCGAGGAGTTCGACCGCCCGGGCGGCTGGGACGTGGTGGTCGACGCCACCGGCAACGCCCAGGCCATCCAGGACGGCCTGGGCCGCGTCGCCAAGGGCGGCACCTTCCTCCAGTTCGGCGTCTCCGACTACGCCACCACCGCCGTCATCGAGCCCTACCGCATCTACAACCAGGAAATCACCATCACCGGCTCCATGGCCGTCCTCCACAGCTACGAACGAGCCGCCGCCCTCTTCGCCTCCGGCGTCCTCGACCCGTCGGTCTTCATCAGCGACCGCCTCCCCCTGGAGCAGTACCCGGAGGCGATGGAGCGGTTCCGGGCCGGGGAGGGGAGGAAGATCGTGGTGGAGCCCTGGGGGTGA
- a CDS encoding NADH:flavin oxidoreductase/NADH oxidase family protein: MARLDTPLVLASGQRLPNRIAKAAMEEFLAVEGQLPGPGMVELYRRWAQGAAGLMITGHVMVDRRALADPSDVVLENGTPLKPFHEWARAAQSGDGRIWLQINHPGRVMTSDMPGPVRSASDVAVDVGRYSRLYPRPEPMTAEQIQDTVRRFASTARMAETAGFDGVQIHAAHGYLISQFLSPLTNRRQDRWGGNLDNRARLLLDIVAAVRAEVGERFAVGVKLNTADFQRGGFGADEAARVVAMLAELPVDLVELSGGSLESLATHGYAADGSTLAREAYFLDTAAAIIADSTVPIMLTGGIRRRSVAEDALARGTAVVGMATALAVDPGLPRRWLHGEDATAQVTLPRWRDKALAAAAAQATVRCRLAGLGRRDGAGRRAHPILALIAERLHRRSALRDHRRWLSGQQPAAPTE; the protein is encoded by the coding sequence GTGGCGCGACTCGACACACCCCTGGTGCTGGCCAGTGGCCAGAGGCTGCCCAACAGGATCGCCAAGGCGGCGATGGAGGAGTTCCTCGCTGTCGAGGGCCAACTCCCCGGGCCAGGAATGGTCGAGCTGTACCGGCGATGGGCTCAGGGTGCGGCAGGTCTCATGATCACCGGGCATGTCATGGTGGACCGCAGGGCGCTGGCCGATCCCTCGGACGTGGTGCTGGAGAACGGCACGCCGCTGAAGCCGTTCCACGAGTGGGCGCGCGCGGCTCAGTCCGGCGACGGCCGGATATGGCTCCAGATCAACCATCCAGGGCGGGTCATGACGTCCGACATGCCCGGTCCCGTCAGGTCCGCGTCCGACGTAGCGGTCGATGTCGGACGCTACTCCCGCCTGTATCCGCGGCCGGAGCCGATGACAGCCGAGCAGATTCAGGACACAGTCCGGCGATTCGCGTCAACCGCGAGAATGGCCGAGACTGCGGGGTTCGACGGTGTACAGATCCACGCCGCGCACGGCTACCTCATCAGCCAGTTCCTGTCACCGCTGACGAACCGGCGCCAAGACCGCTGGGGCGGGAACCTGGACAACCGTGCCCGGCTGCTGCTCGACATCGTCGCCGCGGTGCGAGCCGAGGTGGGTGAGCGGTTCGCTGTGGGAGTGAAGCTGAACACCGCCGACTTCCAACGTGGCGGGTTCGGTGCCGACGAAGCAGCGCGGGTCGTGGCGATGCTCGCGGAGTTGCCGGTCGATCTCGTGGAGCTGTCAGGGGGTTCGCTGGAGAGCCTGGCCACCCACGGGTATGCGGCGGACGGCAGCACCCTCGCGCGCGAGGCGTACTTCCTCGACACGGCCGCCGCGATCATCGCCGACAGTACTGTGCCGATCATGTTGACCGGAGGGATACGCCGCCGGTCGGTGGCAGAGGACGCGCTGGCGCGCGGTACCGCCGTGGTCGGCATGGCGACGGCGCTGGCTGTCGATCCCGGCCTGCCCCGACGCTGGCTGCACGGTGAGGACGCCACTGCTCAGGTCACACTGCCGAGATGGCGGGACAAAGCACTCGCGGCAGCCGCCGCGCAGGCCACCGTGCGATGCCGACTGGCCGGACTGGGCAGACGCGACGGCGCCGGCCGCCGCGCTCACCCGATCCTGGCGCTCATCGCAGAGCGCCTGCACCGACGCTCAGCGCTACGTGACCACCGCAGATGGCTCAGCGGCCAGCAACCAGCTGCACCGACCGAATGA
- a CDS encoding TetR/AcrR family transcriptional regulator, which translates to MSRVTYHHGDLRASLLASALELVEASGPEQLSLRAVARKAGVSPNAPYNHYADRSALLAALATHGFEQLRERMTAAVAEAEPGDEITAAAIAAVRHALARPGLYRLTVGHMCNDHPQTRAAQDAVKEVVAASVVATPGDPASEALCTGIWALVQGLVLLLVDGALKPPQQQDIDDFIRAIIQSTLTARNAPD; encoded by the coding sequence ATGAGTCGTGTGACCTATCATCACGGAGACTTGCGGGCGAGCCTGCTGGCCTCCGCACTGGAGCTGGTCGAGGCCTCGGGACCCGAGCAGTTGTCCCTGCGCGCAGTGGCACGCAAGGCCGGCGTGTCGCCGAATGCGCCGTACAACCACTATGCGGACAGGAGTGCCCTGCTCGCCGCGCTGGCCACCCACGGCTTCGAGCAACTGCGGGAACGCATGACCGCCGCGGTGGCCGAAGCGGAACCCGGTGACGAGATCACCGCTGCCGCGATCGCCGCGGTCCGTCACGCCCTCGCCCGTCCGGGTCTGTACCGTCTGACGGTCGGCCACATGTGCAACGACCATCCGCAGACCCGAGCGGCACAGGACGCGGTGAAGGAGGTGGTGGCGGCCAGCGTGGTCGCCACCCCCGGCGACCCCGCGAGCGAGGCGCTCTGCACGGGCATCTGGGCCTTGGTCCAGGGTCTTGTCCTGCTGCTGGTGGACGGGGCGCTGAAGCCTCCGCAACAGCAGGACATCGACGACTTCATCCGCGCGATCATCCAGTCGACGCTCACCGCGCGGAACGCGCCGGACTGA
- a CDS encoding AMP-binding protein, with product MALDHHLPAERRTAILLDARPALVVTDDEPPSATDGEPPWCPLPELRACAARRPATRPAARTSPESTAYIAYTSGSAGTPKGVMVPHRAIVRLVVGAGHLPIRSDDVFLQLAPVAFDASTLEIWGPLLNGGRLVVAPAHQLPLGGLADLVSAEGVTILWLTAGLFHHLVASGLTCSGAGSASVVPSEGAEMRREP from the coding sequence ATGGCGCTCGACCACCACCTGCCGGCGGAGCGCCGGACGGCGATCCTGCTCGACGCCCGTCCGGCGCTGGTCGTCACCGACGACGAGCCGCCGTCCGCCACGGACGGGGAGCCGCCGTGGTGCCCGCTGCCGGAGCTGCGGGCCTGCGCTGCGCGACGACCGGCGACGCGCCCCGCGGCCCGTACGTCGCCGGAGAGCACGGCCTACATCGCCTACACCTCCGGGTCGGCCGGAACACCGAAGGGCGTCATGGTGCCGCACCGGGCGATCGTGCGGCTGGTCGTCGGAGCGGGTCATCTGCCGATCAGGTCCGACGACGTCTTCCTGCAACTGGCCCCCGTCGCCTTCGACGCCTCGACCCTGGAGATCTGGGGGCCCCTTCTCAACGGCGGACGGCTGGTGGTGGCGCCGGCGCACCAGCTTCCCCTGGGGGGCCTCGCCGACCTGGTCAGCGCCGAGGGCGTCACGATCCTGTGGCTGACCGCTGGGTTGTTCCACCACCTGGTCGCCTCGGGTCTCACATGCTCTGGTGCAGGGTCCGCGTCGGTGGTGCCATCAGAAGGGGCGGAAATGAGGCGCGAGCCGTGA
- a CDS encoding FAD-binding oxidoreductase, producing MSVDVQTLAAEVRGPVLLPGSREYDEERSGFQTDLRHRPAAVVGATRPEDVRAAVRFAAERRLPVAVQSTGHGIVTALDGEGVLISTRRMKAVAVDAAAGTVTAQAGVVWGEVIERAAPHGLAPVNGSAPHVGVVGYLLGGGIGLLGRLTGYASDHVRAVDIVTADGALRHVTAGSDPDLFWALRGGGGNFGAVTAVETALVPVTRLYGGALHFAADHPLDLLDAYRAWTLTLPEELTSSICLMTCPPWPSVPEPLHGRYAAHVRIAFTGSAEEGERLVAPLRALGPRLSDTVREMPYTQAGTIYQDPRVPHAYFGGNVLLRELDPAALRTVVDVAGPDAAVPCILEIRHLGGAFARRPPDAGAVGGREAAYLLRVMTGGTAAPSTVARPVHQRVYDALKPWTVGRSLNSLYNDGAPVSQEQVRELFAAEDYGRLRRVKTLHDPHNLFRFTHNITPLHGE from the coding sequence ATGAGCGTGGACGTGCAGACGCTGGCCGCCGAGGTGCGAGGACCCGTCCTCCTGCCCGGCAGCCGGGAGTACGACGAGGAACGCTCCGGTTTCCAGACCGACCTCCGGCACCGCCCCGCCGCCGTAGTCGGCGCCACCCGCCCCGAGGACGTGCGCGCCGCGGTCCGCTTCGCCGCCGAGCGGAGGCTGCCCGTCGCCGTGCAGTCCACCGGACACGGCATCGTCACCGCCCTGGACGGCGAGGGCGTCCTCATCAGCACCCGCCGGATGAAGGCCGTCGCGGTGGACGCGGCGGCCGGAACCGTCACGGCCCAGGCCGGCGTGGTATGGGGAGAGGTCATCGAGCGGGCCGCCCCGCACGGTCTGGCTCCCGTCAACGGCTCGGCCCCACACGTCGGCGTCGTCGGCTACCTCCTCGGCGGCGGCATCGGCCTGCTCGGCCGCCTGACCGGGTACGCCAGCGACCACGTCCGCGCCGTCGACATCGTCACCGCGGACGGCGCGCTGCGTCACGTCACGGCCGGCTCCGACCCCGACCTGTTCTGGGCGCTGCGCGGTGGCGGCGGCAACTTCGGCGCCGTCACCGCCGTCGAGACCGCCCTCGTGCCGGTGACACGGCTCTACGGCGGCGCCCTCCACTTCGCCGCGGACCACCCCCTCGACCTGCTGGACGCCTACCGGGCGTGGACCCTGACGCTGCCCGAGGAACTCACCTCCTCGATCTGCCTCATGACCTGCCCGCCGTGGCCGTCCGTCCCCGAGCCGCTGCACGGACGCTACGCCGCACACGTTCGGATCGCCTTCACGGGCTCCGCCGAGGAGGGCGAACGGCTCGTGGCGCCCCTGCGGGCGCTCGGCCCCCGGCTGTCCGACACCGTCCGGGAGATGCCGTACACGCAGGCGGGCACCATCTACCAGGACCCGCGCGTCCCGCACGCCTACTTCGGCGGGAACGTCCTGCTGCGCGAACTCGACCCCGCGGCGCTGCGGACCGTCGTGGACGTGGCCGGGCCCGATGCGGCCGTGCCCTGCATCCTGGAGATCCGCCACCTCGGCGGGGCCTTCGCCCGCCGGCCCCCCGACGCGGGCGCGGTCGGCGGCCGGGAGGCCGCCTACCTGCTGCGCGTGATGACCGGAGGCACGGCCGCGCCGTCCACGGTCGCCCGGCCGGTCCATCAGCGCGTCTACGACGCCCTGAAGCCCTGGACCGTCGGCCGCAGCCTCAACTCCCTCTACAACGACGGCGCCCCGGTCTCCCAGGAACAGGTGCGGGAACTCTTCGCGGCCGAGGACTACGGGCGGCTGCGACGCGTCAAGACGCTGCACGACCCGCACAACCTGTTCCGGTTCACCCACAACATCACCCCACTGCACGGCGAGTGA
- a CDS encoding DoxX family protein, producing the protein MKVRVGKWLRTVVSSPAGRATRRAFPPAGTSPAPPNWAGAARTAYRFGCVYAGLYCLTSPQVYLALRGGGMGHLQEAADAWAKRWAIRPVRNWMSVRVLGRELGDRFDGGDDPHTWAGQLCWLAGAAAATPVWSVLDRRRTDRAALDKWFRLAARFCLAGQMFSYGAAKAVPLQFQLPPSKLVEPLGGLTQMSLLWAQTGSSKPYQILLGCAEITGGLLLIVPRTAPLGALLCAVEMAQVLLLNMTFDVPVKVHSFHLLLLGLLLLAPHTPRLADAAFTQRPLPAAAPTDLFRSRRANRIATALQAGAGLLLLGAQLRNDWAFWKNHGGGREKPELYGVWDVTGFSVDGEQLPPVTTDDRRWRRIVVDSVDAVAIQHMDDSIDPCMASIDMNARSVALTKMADPKWQVTFAFERPADDLLILDGEVDGRHHRLHLRRRDLTTFPLVSRGFHWVQENSSLR; encoded by the coding sequence ATGAAGGTGCGAGTAGGCAAGTGGCTGCGGACCGTTGTGTCTTCACCGGCCGGCCGGGCGACCAGACGCGCCTTCCCGCCGGCCGGCACCTCCCCGGCCCCGCCGAACTGGGCCGGGGCCGCCCGCACCGCCTACCGGTTCGGCTGCGTCTACGCCGGCCTGTACTGCCTGACCAGCCCGCAGGTCTATCTGGCCCTGCGCGGGGGCGGAATGGGGCATCTGCAGGAAGCGGCCGACGCCTGGGCGAAACGCTGGGCGATACGCCCGGTGCGGAACTGGATGTCCGTCCGGGTCCTCGGCAGGGAGCTGGGCGACCGCTTCGACGGCGGCGACGACCCGCACACCTGGGCGGGACAGCTCTGCTGGCTCGCGGGCGCCGCTGCGGCCACCCCGGTCTGGTCCGTGCTCGACCGGCGCCGGACGGACCGTGCCGCCCTCGACAAGTGGTTCCGCCTGGCCGCCCGCTTCTGCCTCGCGGGACAGATGTTCTCCTACGGCGCGGCCAAGGCCGTCCCCCTCCAGTTCCAGCTGCCGCCGTCCAAGCTCGTCGAGCCGCTCGGCGGCCTCACCCAGATGAGCCTGCTGTGGGCGCAGACGGGATCCTCGAAGCCGTACCAGATACTGCTCGGCTGCGCCGAGATCACGGGCGGGCTGCTGCTCATCGTGCCGCGTACCGCGCCGCTGGGCGCGCTGCTGTGCGCGGTGGAGATGGCGCAGGTCCTGCTGCTCAACATGACCTTCGACGTCCCCGTCAAGGTCCACTCCTTCCACCTGCTCCTGCTCGGCCTGCTTCTGCTGGCCCCGCACACGCCTCGCCTGGCCGACGCCGCGTTCACGCAGCGCCCGCTCCCCGCGGCCGCCCCCACGGATCTCTTCCGTTCCCGCCGGGCGAACCGCATCGCCACCGCCCTCCAGGCCGGGGCCGGACTCCTGCTCCTCGGCGCGCAACTGCGCAACGACTGGGCGTTCTGGAAGAACCACGGGGGCGGCCGGGAGAAGCCCGAGCTGTACGGCGTCTGGGACGTCACCGGCTTCTCCGTGGACGGCGAGCAGCTCCCGCCCGTGACGACCGACGACCGGCGCTGGCGCCGGATCGTCGTGGACTCCGTGGACGCCGTGGCCATCCAGCACATGGACGACTCGATCGACCCCTGCATGGCGTCGATCGACATGAACGCCCGTTCGGTCGCCCTGACCAAGATGGCCGATCCGAAGTGGCAGGTGACGTTCGCCTTCGAGCGCCCGGCCGACGATCTCCTGATCCTGGACGGCGAGGTCGACGGCCGCCACCACCGCCTGCACCTGCGCCGCCGCGACCTCACCACCTTCCCGCTGGTCAGCCGCGGCTTCCACTGGGTGCAGGAGAACTCGTCCCTGCGGTAG
- a CDS encoding class I SAM-dependent methyltransferase → MTETAGAPDGPAAMTEVFDAVYRGESPFGERPPWDIGAPQPAYVALEKAGLVRGTVLDAGCGTGEDALHLAGKGYAVTGLDLSPTAISLARDKAAARGLGAVFEVADALDLKGYEGCFDTVIDSGLAHTFEGDTLRAYAAALHRACRPGAVVHILSISDRGSAEMQVRLAEAIKDIPAPLPDDDEPPALKRSADHLRDGFADGWTVESIDEALLRGIIPTTSELLDVHAWLGRFRRS, encoded by the coding sequence ATGACTGAAACTGCCGGCGCACCCGACGGTCCCGCGGCGATGACCGAGGTGTTCGACGCCGTCTACCGCGGGGAGAGCCCGTTCGGCGAGCGACCGCCGTGGGACATCGGGGCGCCCCAACCCGCCTACGTCGCTCTGGAGAAAGCGGGGCTCGTCCGCGGCACGGTGCTCGACGCCGGCTGCGGCACCGGTGAGGACGCCCTCCACCTGGCGGGCAAGGGCTACGCGGTGACGGGGTTGGACCTGTCCCCGACGGCGATCTCCCTCGCCCGGGACAAGGCCGCCGCCCGCGGGCTCGGCGCCGTCTTCGAAGTCGCCGACGCCCTCGACCTCAAGGGATACGAAGGGTGTTTCGACACCGTGATCGACTCCGGACTCGCCCACACCTTCGAGGGCGACACGCTGCGCGCCTACGCGGCGGCCCTGCACCGGGCCTGCCGCCCGGGGGCGGTGGTGCACATCCTCTCGATCAGCGACCGGGGTTCCGCGGAGATGCAGGTGCGGCTCGCCGAGGCCATAAAGGATATACCGGCACCGCTCCCGGACGACGACGAGCCGCCCGCCCTCAAGCGCTCTGCCGACCACCTACGCGACGGCTTCGCCGACGGCTGGACGGTCGAGTCGATCGACGAGGCTCTCCTGCGCGGCATCATCCCGACCACGTCGGAACTCCTCGACGTGCACGCCTGGCTCGGACGTTTCCGCCGTAGCTGA
- a CDS encoding ABC transporter permease — MTSTTLTRESGTSYTPSGNALAWWFSDVWQMTLRNVRHVLRSPELVMFSLVQPVMFILLFTYGFGGAIDVGGERYAQFLLPGILVQMALYGSAAGTTIGIAAEMHEGLMDRFRSMPMSRTAVLIGRTLSEIFRNVGVAGVTVGVGLLVGFRFRNGLVPALAGLLLLLLFGYAVSWFAAYLGLLVRSAEAAQAVGGVWIFPFTLISSAFVPTGTMPGWLEAYAAHSPMTAAVNALRALFTGGPATSYVLQTVAWSVGLIAVFAPLAVRKYGSR, encoded by the coding sequence ATGACCTCCACCACTCTGACCCGGGAGAGCGGCACGTCGTACACGCCGTCGGGCAACGCCCTCGCGTGGTGGTTCTCCGACGTGTGGCAAATGACCCTGCGCAACGTACGGCACGTACTGCGCAGCCCCGAACTGGTAATGTTCTCACTGGTCCAGCCGGTGATGTTCATCCTGCTGTTCACGTACGGCTTCGGCGGCGCCATCGACGTCGGCGGCGAACGCTACGCCCAGTTCCTGCTGCCCGGCATCCTCGTCCAGATGGCGCTCTACGGCTCCGCCGCCGGTACCACCATCGGGATCGCCGCCGAGATGCACGAGGGCCTCATGGACCGCTTCCGGTCGATGCCGATGAGCCGTACCGCCGTGCTGATCGGACGCACGCTGTCGGAGATCTTCCGCAACGTCGGCGTGGCCGGGGTGACCGTGGGAGTGGGCCTGCTGGTCGGCTTCCGGTTCCGCAACGGCCTCGTGCCCGCGCTGGCCGGCCTGCTGCTGTTGCTGCTGTTCGGCTACGCGGTGTCGTGGTTCGCCGCCTACCTCGGGCTGTTGGTGCGCAGCGCGGAAGCCGCCCAGGCGGTCGGCGGGGTGTGGATCTTCCCGTTCACCCTGATCTCCTCGGCGTTCGTACCGACCGGCACGATGCCGGGCTGGCTGGAGGCGTACGCCGCCCACAGCCCCATGACGGCGGCGGTCAACGCGCTGCGCGCACTGTTCACCGGGGGCCCGGCGACCAGCTACGTCCTGCAGACCGTGGCCTGGTCGGTCGGCCTGATCGCGGTGTTCGCCCCGCTCGCGGTCCGCAAGTACGGCTCCCGCTGA
- a CDS encoding ATP-binding cassette domain-containing protein, whose product MPTAIRTVELCKRFGSLTALDRLELTVPKGTVHGLLGPNGAGKTTTVRILATLIAPDEGVAEVFGVDVRRDPRRVRSMIGLTGQYAAVDELLTGRENLHMIGRLFRLSKYDCRARASELLERFGLEDAADRQPKTYSGGMRRRLDVAASLMARPGLVFLDEPTTGLDPRSRMEVWRLVRELVADGTTVLLTTQYLEEADQLADSLSVIDRGTVIVSGTPDELKAQAGPDRVGITLLDTGAMERTVRILRERLGTDPVADPGKMQVHAPLSDGGTLPDLLHLLKESGIAIGDVALRRPTLDDVFLTVTGRSADHSTDRRNSGKGTERP is encoded by the coding sequence ATGCCAACAGCGATCAGAACGGTCGAACTGTGCAAGCGTTTCGGCTCGCTCACCGCACTCGACCGTCTCGAACTCACGGTACCCAAGGGCACGGTGCACGGCCTGCTCGGCCCCAACGGCGCCGGCAAGACCACCACCGTCCGGATCCTGGCCACCCTCATCGCGCCGGACGAGGGAGTGGCCGAGGTGTTCGGCGTGGACGTGCGCCGCGACCCCCGGCGGGTCCGGTCGATGATCGGGCTCACCGGCCAGTACGCCGCCGTCGACGAACTGCTCACCGGGCGCGAGAACCTGCACATGATCGGCAGGCTGTTCCGGCTGTCGAAGTACGACTGCCGGGCACGCGCGAGCGAACTGCTGGAACGCTTCGGCCTGGAGGACGCGGCCGACCGGCAGCCCAAGACGTACTCGGGCGGGATGCGGCGCCGGCTCGACGTCGCGGCCAGCCTCATGGCGCGGCCCGGGCTCGTCTTCCTCGACGAGCCGACCACCGGCCTCGATCCGCGCAGCCGTATGGAGGTGTGGCGGCTCGTGCGCGAACTGGTCGCGGACGGAACGACCGTACTGCTCACCACGCAGTACCTGGAGGAGGCGGACCAGCTTGCCGACTCCCTCTCCGTCATCGACCGGGGCACGGTCATCGTCAGCGGCACCCCGGACGAGCTGAAGGCACAGGCGGGTCCCGACCGGGTCGGCATCACACTCCTCGACACGGGAGCCATGGAGCGGACGGTCCGGATCCTGCGGGAGCGGCTGGGCACCGACCCGGTCGCCGACCCCGGGAAGATGCAGGTCCACGCGCCGCTGTCCGACGGCGGCACGCTGCCCGACCTGCTTCACCTGCTCAAGGAGTCGGGGATCGCGATAGGTGACGTGGCGCTCCGCCGGCCCACTCTCGATGACGTCTTCCTCACCGTGACGGGCCGATCCGCCGATCACAGCACCGACCGGCGCAACAGTGGGAAGGGAACCGAGCGGCCATGA
- a CDS encoding NAD(P)/FAD-dependent oxidoreductase yields the protein MSSHDDHTTVIVGAGPAGLTAALGLARYRHPVIVVDGPRAPRNSASAGVHGHIGMDGVTPAEFRERAWRELSRYTTVERLEDDADSVSSAPGGGFRVALGGGETVEARTVLLATGVVDVHPADVDGFAECWGRSVIHCPFCLGEENAGRRWATVADNAELAGLSAVAFRAWSEDTIAICQESMPGLETARATARSRRGDVVTGTVRRLHHREGSLYGIELADGRVLERQTLVWTPRQRQQPVVQRAAEELKLTVDDAGFVGVDASQCTSVPGLYAAGDLTSRWKQSVTASTAAGAVAADAIHMSALLGAVHH from the coding sequence ATGTCCTCGCACGACGACCACACCACCGTGATCGTGGGAGCCGGCCCCGCCGGGCTCACCGCGGCACTCGGCCTGGCCAGATACCGACACCCGGTGATCGTCGTGGACGGCCCCCGGGCACCGCGCAACAGCGCGTCGGCAGGCGTTCACGGCCACATCGGAATGGACGGCGTCACTCCCGCCGAATTCCGGGAGCGCGCCTGGCGGGAACTCTCCCGGTACACGACCGTGGAGCGGCTGGAGGACGACGCCGACAGCGTGTCCTCCGCTCCCGGCGGGGGCTTCCGGGTCGCCCTCGGCGGCGGTGAGACCGTCGAGGCCCGAACCGTCCTGCTCGCGACCGGTGTCGTCGACGTCCATCCGGCCGACGTGGACGGCTTCGCGGAGTGCTGGGGCCGCAGCGTGATCCACTGCCCGTTCTGCCTCGGTGAGGAGAACGCCGGCCGGCGCTGGGCGACGGTCGCCGACAACGCGGAACTCGCGGGACTGTCGGCCGTGGCCTTCCGCGCCTGGAGCGAGGACACGATCGCGATCTGCCAGGAGTCGATGCCCGGCCTGGAGACCGCTCGCGCGACCGCGCGCAGCAGAAGAGGGGACGTCGTCACGGGAACGGTCCGCCGCCTGCACCACCGTGAAGGGTCCCTGTACGGCATCGAGTTGGCCGACGGCAGGGTCCTGGAGCGGCAGACCCTGGTGTGGACGCCGCGACAGCGGCAGCAGCCCGTCGTGCAGCGGGCGGCGGAAGAACTGAAGCTGACGGTCGACGACGCCGGCTTCGTCGGCGTCGACGCCTCCCAGTGCACCAGCGTGCCGGGCCTGTACGCGGCCGGGGACCTGACCAGTCGCTGGAAACAGTCGGTCACCGCGTCGACCGCGGCGGGCGCGGTGGCCGCCGACGCCATCCACATGTCGGCCTTGCTCGGTGCCGTGCACCACTGA